The genomic segment TTCCATCGCTTTTACTAACATCGCCTTTGTCGCATTCAGCGCCGTGACGTTTGCTTCATACGAGCGGGTCGCTCCCATCATATCGACCATTTCCTTCAATAAATCCACGTTCGGCATTTTTACATAGCCAAGTTCGTCTGCATCTGGGTGGTTTGGATTGTACTCTAATTTAAACGGCTCTTGATCCTTCCGGATTTCACTGACTGTGACGCCGTTACCTGTTTCTTTTAATACGGCTAATTTTCGTGCATACGGTTGCCATTCTCCATTCACGAGTTCGCCTCGTGTCGTTTGAGCATTGGCGATGTTTGCTGATACCGTATCGAGTCGGAGCCGCTGCGCTGTTAATCCTGTAGCGGATGTATGAAATCCTGAGAACATCGTCATCTTTATCGCCCTCCTCGAATAACAGATTGAATGCCAGAGAATTTACGATTCAATTGTTCGACTAGCACTTCATATTCAATTTGATTTCGTGATAATTCAGACATCTCAAGGTCAATATCGACGCCATTTCCATCATTTCGCATCGATGTGCTTTGTTCGACGACCGTTCCTGAAGTATTAATCGTCGTATGTCGTTGTAAACTCATTTTCATCTCTGAATTCAATACATCACCAAAAACGAGGCGTTTTGCTTTGTATCCGGGTGTATCCACATTCGCAATATTCGTTGAAATTACTTTTTGAGCTGCAACCGTCCGATCGACGGCTTGTGTCATGAGTGAATAATCTGAGCCTAACCAATTCATCCCTTAACCTCCACTTGATTTTATATCGAGTATTTAGTTTTTTTCGTAATTTTTAGTAAC from the Exiguobacterium oxidotolerans JCM 12280 genome contains:
- the flgC gene encoding flagellar basal body rod protein FlgC, which gives rise to MTMFSGFHTSATGLTAQRLRLDTVSANIANAQTTRGELVNGEWQPYARKLAVLKETGNGVTVSEIRKDQEPFKLEYNPNHPDADELGYVKMPNVDLLKEMVDMMGATRSYEANVTALNATKAMLVKAMEIGK
- the flgB gene encoding flagellar basal body rod protein FlgB, with translation MNWLGSDYSLMTQAVDRTVAAQKVISTNIANVDTPGYKAKRLVFGDVLNSEMKMSLQRHTTINTSGTVVEQSTSMRNDGNGVDIDLEMSELSRNQIEYEVLVEQLNRKFSGIQSVIRGGR